The DNA region AAACAAGTTAaccaagcaaacaaacaaacaaacacaaaaatcgAATAAGCTAAAATAGAATCAAATATGTGCGTTTGTTTTTCCACACTTCAGGCACCCATGACTGACTGAAAAAAATCCCTCTAATTTAACCACAAATTAAGTAATTTGATTGACAAACTTTTGATTCTCTGAAAATAGTGCAGAATTCCTGACACATACCAGATCGAATGAGCGCTGCCATCTCATGGCTTGAATAATGCCGTTAATTGgtgtttttaattataaaactgttactaactaccacaacacatatacTCTGTGAATACTATACCTAAGCTGACAGTGCATGCAAATAATGCACTTCTGCACTACCTTAagttttttggagagaaaaagttCAATATTGTGATCCTGTGTTCAATAGATAGATGTAAAGTATGTGTGCCCTTGCTCACCCTCATGGGCTCATCGGGATGGCCTGGTGTCCTTGGCCTCTCCTGTCTCTTGCTACGCAGGAGCTGCTTGGCAAGGCTTTCCTTGATGATGGGGTTGGCATCTAAAGAGAAGACACAaaattgaatggaaaaaaatatacatatcatACTGTAGTTCGTCGATTACCGACAATAGCAACCAGTAAGTTAATATAGTACTAGATTTATTTGTTTGTGCATTCATGGTGAGTGTGTTATTCATGTTGTGTTATATTAGTTCTCCTCCCCTGAAACCCTGTGTTGTATGTTCAAGGCCATGAAGAAAAATATTCCTACTATTGGTTGCTGCAAGCTGTGTTTGGTCTGCAAGGTGATTTGCAAGTCTCCTCAGCATCGGTCTCGAGGGAGCCTCTCTGTTTCTAGCTAACATAACACATCACTGACACTCCTTCCCCCATGCCCACCCCTCTTAGCACACACTCTCTCTAACCAGGCCTCTATTTGGAAGCTGGCTATTTGCTGAAAGGTAACAAAGTAGCTATTCATCCTCCTCACTCCCCAGGGACTCAGACCCGTGCAGCACCATCCGGGTGAACGCATTCGTTTTTTTTCTCGGTTGCTGTGAATATGAACGCAGCTCTGTGTCAACACATAGTCAGATTTGTGGCTTCTACTCTCAGCAACGTGGCAAAACGCTAACTACCTGTGAAGAAGGATATTTGCTTTTGGGAGAATAACAAACAGATCATGTTAGATATATGAATCAGTTATGCTTGCATTACTATGCTGTTATATGGTCAACAAAGACAACAGCGTCAATTTTTGGATTTAAACTAGCTGCAAAACAATTCATAATGATTCAAGTTGCACATCTGTTTCAAAAATCCTGTATGATGGAGGAAAATAACCTTatgtaataatataaaaacatgaATCACCATGCTTCGCTGACCTAAATGGAAAGAAATTCATATCACTAAAATGACaactttcaaattattttttttggtggTTCCCTACCTGTGTAGATGGTGAAAAGAACCAGAAAAAGCAAGAACACCACCAGTTTCTTCATCTTCAAACCTTTTCAAGCTCTAACTTCTACTGCTGGAACGGTCTGCACTTGAATTCCAAAACTGGTGAAGGAGGGAAATATCCAGCTCCTCCTCTGCTGTGCCACCCACAAAACATATAATCAGCGATCATTTTACTGACTCACAATGTCATTCAGTTACtatgttttcaaaacaattgTAATATTAATGGGACCCATATTTATAAATGGCACAGCACTGAATTATATCAAAAGACAATGGATGGGTTGTAAACAGAAGAGGCCACTGTGTAGCGTTTGTTGATTGGAGCTTcttatccactagatggcagtagcGCAAACCAGCCATTGCTGCGGATTATGGAGGCGTGCAGCACAGCTGGTTTAACGCCATAGGACGGTTTCACTGAGTTGAAAGGGGTGAACGAGTATTATTAGACGGTTGCTGCGCCACTTCATCACAATAGCCATATTAGACGTGGCAAAACTAACCATGTATTTCACACATAAATAACGTAAATGATCTACAAAGAGGCAAAATGTTGCCACATCCAATATGGGTGATATTTCTACGTACAATGTAGGGTTCAAAGCGGCGTTCAGTTATACAGATAACACGCGGTCATAACGTTCAGTAAAGCACTCCGTTAATCAAAAACAATACACTGCTGCTCGTGAGACAACTGTTTGTCAATACATAAACTCAATTCCAGTTTGCTATTtattaccagaggtgggtaaagtagccaaaaatttactcaagtaaaagtattgtTAGTACGCAAGCGTATTGcatacacatgaaaaattaaaaaaaatgggggtctgttttttaaaataattttttttcaactctCCGTTTTCctgacaaatttatttttggggctgttttttgaatgaattttttttttaaccccccgtttttctgagtaatttatttttgaggtcgttttttgaattaattttttccccccaacttCGTTTTTctgtgtaatttatttttgggtttgtttcttgaattaattttttttccaactttgtttttcaaaataatttattttgggGGTTGTGTTTtgaattcatttgtttttttccaaccttgtttttcgaaataatttattttcgggttttgttttttgaaatatatttttttccaactttgtttttcaaaataatttatttttgggtttgttttttgaattaatttttttccaaatttgtttttcaaaataatttatttttgggtttgttttttgaattattttttttccccctgagcTTGGCTCCcgaggaaaaaatatttattcaaaGTTCAAGCACTTGGAAGTCTCGCGCGAACTCTATCCTGCAAATTCAATACTGGCAGACACCTCTCGCGAGACCTTCAAAgggcctttttttcaaataaatattttttcctgagcttggctaatgctaatggctaccaagaaaaaaaaagtaattcaaaATTCAAGCAATCGCGGGTTATCGAGGTACTTGGACGTCTTGCGCGAACTGCGACCTGCAAGTTCAAGAATGGAGTGGAGGACACCTcttgcttacaatgtctgatttaaaaaatgaaattaaaaaaaaaaaaaaaaaacagtatttttttcactgCACAAATTCATcaaatgaactgttattattatactgtactataacctattacatgaccatattaggccataaggatgacacaaaaatcatcaaattaagACCAGAACGCTATGACCCATTAACCGTCcaaaagcatgagtgccctctagtggaggaaAAACATTGTTATGCCTGATTGGTATAATTGAGTCACatggttattgttgcgacatctcacagGTGAAACGCAGACAGCCACTGTCTGCATTTTTGGccgaaaataaagtcaatatggagaataaagtggaaaaatgtaatgactgtaatgcagcccaaagtagcggagtaagagaagTGGTgcctcttcacaaatctactgaagTTATTAAGTCAAGTAATCAAGTTATTACAAGTTCTGCGCTATTACAGACTAGCTGTAATAAGGTAAGCAATTAACCAACACCAGCCAAAACAGATGCAAACCGCCACTTAAATTCTGTGTTCCACTTGCAGTTATGTGtttacttcacaaagagataacaGCATGAATTAATTGAATAGTGAAGCGTTCCTTcataattttgaaattaaagggatcatatctctggttttccgtggtcaatcgttgCCAAATAATTAACTGGGAGAAAGGTTAAAACCCGCGCTTtctagtcatgttgagggcagtgcgctatatcaaatacttcattttcttACTGTGCTTTAAAGAGCgtacaacaggagaaaaaaagtcttcaaCAGGATtactatgtgaattagaatcatattttgagacgattcgactatatacaacaatttagcaaagcgcagatgacgacaaattagtcttttaaaatctgccggttagccacgcctaccattatagggctctagcgtccccaacaggtgagtgacgtcagcggagtcacgatttcatctgatttagtatgcagcccattgtgaattattcacaacaaggaaaacgtgacgaagagagctgcaaaatgtcattgtttcagtctctctactccaatatttttacaggatattctttttattcaagtattttcccccagtagctaaataaatggcttgagaaggaccagtcagcccgttgagggggaattattcagaacgatgaAAACGTGAAGAACAGAGCCGCAAAATATCAttctttcagtctctctactctaatatttttacaggatattctttttatccaagtcttttcccccaatagctaaataaatggcatggtcatgacaaataacagtcttgtgctacatggaatatgaaataataaaatacatttattcaagacgacatggcaaaattactccataatggtcaaaactgtctacttcacctttactgtcgcaccttccgaacaatattttatgccacctaaatcgggcttatgtcatttcccttccccggcttcggagaatgtaaacaaaccaagaggcgtgacagctagccgacatgctaacccgaaccgagtgatgtttcaaagtcttcgaagcggaaaatcacacataactagcccagataatttcacatgacgactgggttgtcgattgtcttcgccgagatTTACAGGTCGTTCctctgctactacggacaggagagcttgccgggaaagcagctggacaatgactgctGAACAAACCGACctacgtcggaggagcgtgtagctgccaaatggtcaacacaaatatggcaaaaataatgctttactacacggcaaagtcgtaaacagcgagaggagggcggctgcagttgttgtgcagctaacgtgtagctaatgtgtatgaggagagctttttagatCCCCCtctatgatcaaacgtaagtagtcctttattcaaagaaattttgtagtgtgtactttgtaattgctgtattcgcggctatttttaacttaaagttgcaatttctgatcggtctgaAAATttaacagaacaccgggcacatgaaaaggggaataagccgagtatagtgctcttctggtggggggatgtgcgacaagccaccggtcgtcGGCTGAGGGGACaaagagcatgtcagccacaaaatgcaagccacctacatatcaaaatgatcccagtatttgacataatacaaaacacaatgtttactgacTTCCTCATaattcccatggtcccacagtagtagggcttgttttggccaatatccaccggtgaatggtaaccttttgaaaccccaaaaaggcgcacacacctctccctcattacagcaagatttttctgcagctgtttggctggcgtgatgcgaaaacgaaacgtattaatccgcaaaatcggctgaatccttagtccttctcatacaacagtacggctgtatagtgaagaggactccttcctccgtacacgtcacagcaccctctttctcaactcgagactgttgccggaagtcactcattttcatggcgcgggattaaaaaaactaaataaatatagcgattgcttcaacacacatctaagcggtccatttcattcaggagcataaaataccgcgtattatgaaataaacatgcttttttgtgtcacaggcactttaaagacaccacatgattgaatggcaagcttgcatctgattggtataatggagtcatgtgattattgttgcgacgtctcattagtGAAATCGGTAGTGCTACCCCGGTAGTACACCAGGAACGTCTCTTCTCTTGGCATcgccgggaaaaaaaaatctattatgtagaacaggggtgtccaaactttttgcaaagggggccagatttggtgaggtaaaaatgtggggggccgaccttggctgacgtcctttacgtagaacaatatatttaagcaaattttagcaagccattctgtgtgtcacatttgctttattatttgtttttaattaataattttaacaatctcgcaactagcctttgcagaGTTATCTTTCGAATCTCGGGCTCCTGCGAAATACTCCTACTGTGAAAtttaactagcttcaagttgcttcaatttctcgctgccaatcctccctgtaatcttgtcgtacatgtcagcgtgtcttgtttggtaatatcgcctcacattgaactctttaaaaacagcgactgtctctgcaaatgaggcagactcagttgttgcatattttagtgaggaaGTAGTCTaaattccacctatccttggatcgttggccgtcgcagtcaactttccctttttttgttgattgtcgccattttacaaaattggaagtaaagggtcacacgccgtaatgttgcttagagtgctgctgccttttagtgggtaaatgaggagcagcatttagtgtgtaagctacttcatatgctggtagcagtactgctgaccaatttattaagtctgtgtgcgggccagacgttattgattttatgacagaggctgggggccgaatcaaatttgaccacgggccgcatttcgcccccgggccggactttggacatatctgatgtagaataaagagggaaaatttaatgactcttgtgtagcccaaagtagtggagtaagagtagcgttttttcttcacaaatctactcaaataaaaagtttagctttgtaaaagtactcttagaagtacattttttctcaaaaagttactcaagtaaatgtaactgagtacatgtaacgtgttactacccacctctggttgggAGCCCCCAAATGACGAAGGGGCCCTAAGTGGGACCTTAATTCACAAATGTCTCATGCTGGCTCTGCCAGTTTTGTCTCCTACTATGCAATTAAACCTTTCAAGGAAACTACTTTGCTGCACCACACTACCGTACTAAAAGAGTGGGTAAGTCTCATGCTTCAGTATATCTGACCCTGACACCGAAGTTTCTCCTTTTACTTGTGCATTGAATTTTCTGACAAGTAAGGAGAGAGTACACTCGTGACTGAAGTTTTTGTcacttgctgccattgacagggatACACGTCCAAACAACTGTATTTAAAATGGGAAAGCTGGGAGTAAATGAATGTCTAGTAAgtccagaactcagcagcacacctcatcactcgaacccccgcaacacaccacatcacccccatcctcagtcaacttcactggcttcccgtcaaacaaagaatcaactacaagatcctcatcatcaccttcaaaatactccatgtcctggcccctccctacctttgcagtcttctccgtctaaacaatccaacccgttcacttcgctctaccactattcttcccctctccgtcccccgtgtccgcctctccacctttggttccagagcatTTAGTCATTGCGCCCCCCAGCCCTGGAgctccctaccccctgatcttcgcagcatatctaccctatcacttttcatatctagactgaaaacacacctgttcactctttcttacccaccgtaacccctagctctgttatatttctacttctttttattgtgcttttaattttttatccttttaataactttttttgtcgtagtgcaattccatgtctcttgtgaagcgtctttgtgtgttttgaaaagcgctctagaaataaaatgtattattagtagtagtagtagtaaatggACGATCAGCCATCCCAGtttaaaaggattggacgtctaccgtcGTCACTGGCAGAAAAAGGGGTAAGAAATATATGTTTTACATCCAGCATAGTGAGTCTCACATGTATGCTAGTTTACTCACTAGCTTGTCCAGTATGCCATAGAGAAGAATGATTCAACGGGTTTTCATTACCATTTCGTCAGGGTCAGGGGACTATCTTGCAACCTAAGTACTCTTTGTGCAAATGACGCGTAGCTCGTGCCCTTACGTCATTGATACTTCCGCGAATTGTGGCCGTGAAAATGTTGGCTCTGAGACGCTCCACTGTTCCAGCTTCACGCTGCTACCGTGCATCGATATGATCGGCGCCGAGAAGACGCACATTGTCGTCATTTGGCCTGGTTTTTATTTAGCGAAAACAGCCCGCACCCCTGTTTCTTGGCGCAACTAACTTCCAGTCGCACCGCCATGCCCACGGAGGAGAACATTGTACGGGAGGAGTGGTCGCTGGTCTTCTGGACATTCGTGGCCGTTATGATCCCGGTCCTCATCACACTGTGGTGCAGCGTCCAACGTTCCAAGAGGAAAACGTACATGAAGCAGTTCTTCCGCCAGAGCAGACATAGCTGGCACTACACGGACTTGTTCAATAAGCCCACTTACTGCTGCGTGTGTTCCCAGCACATCATGCACGGGGCCTTCTGTGATGGCTGCGGCGTGTGCGCTGACGAGCAGTGCCTGCGCCGTGCCGACAGGGAGCTGTCTTGCAAGGAGATTATGGCCCCTTCTCGATCGGACGGGCTCGTGGCCCACCGGTGGGCAAGGGGCAACGTACCCCTGGCCAGTTACTGTGTTGTGTGCAAGCAGCAGTGTGGAACTCAGCCGAAGCTCTGTGATCTGAGGTACGTCATGCCTCGCGATTCTGATTTGGGGGCCCGGGGGCTGAATCTAACGTAATCATTCTCGAAGTGAGATACGAGGACCAATAATCataacctgtcaacccgaggccgttggcaatcttacaaatagtgacgtatgccctttaaaactgacagtggcgcctccagaaattgttcataggggtggccagacggggccacttaaaatcttgaggtggcacaccaaaactaaaaaacataatttcaggtttttattatattgttgcaGTAAAAGGCCAgaagaaaactatcagaaagacttaaggacacgcctACTaacatactttggtgtattgtgctatatttaatgttactaatgatttaaagagcatatgacacgagaaaaaaaagtcttaaatggcattattatgtgaattagaatcatattttgagacgattcgactatatacaacaatttagaaacGCACagttgacgagaaattagtcttttaatctgccggttagccacgcctgccattatagggctttagcgtccccaacacgtggatgacgtcagcggtagactgggctcatcggttttactattcagcccattgagggggaattattcagaacgaggaaaacgcgacgaagagagccgcaaaatgtcattgtttcagtctctctactccaatatttttacaggatattctttttatccaagtatttttccccaatagctatataaatggcttgagaaggaccagtcagcccgtcgagggggaactattcacaacgaggaaaacgcgacgaagagagcggcaaaatgtcattgtttctgtctctttacttcaatatttttacaggatattctttttatccaagtattttccccaattgctaaataaatggcatgttcatgacaaataacagtcttgtgctgaatggaatatgaaataataaaaatgcatttattcaggacgacatggcaaaattactccataatggtcaaaaatgtcgacttcacctttactgtcgcacctcccgaacgatattttatgacacctgaatcggacatatgtcatttcctttccctggcttcggagaatgtaaacaaaccagaagccgtgacagctagccgacatgctaacccgaaccgagtgatgtttcaaagtcttcgaagtggaaaatcacacataactatcctggattatttgacatgacgacccggttgtcgattgtcttaggggatcggcaaaccgcccggcggagagcaatttacagttcgttccccggaggagggtggctggattttttgtgcagctaacgtgctgctgataatgagcattaggagagctttttacatgcctatcaatgatcaaacgtaagtagtccttcatttaacccCTTAACGCCGAATGTCGCGATTCGGCATCATACCGTTCCCGCTTTGAAAGCGGCCAAAATATCGTCTGCCTTTGTTCACTGCCGGTACATTAATGTCAAACACATGCCTAGGAACCTTTTTCAAGCATTAGTTTCAGTCGTGTCCGACCAGAGACAACACCGCTTCCTTTTCCGGACCGTGATATTCAAGATGAAAGCCACGTCGAAGTCCTGCGCACCAACTTGACTAATTCATTCAATTCAAGGTAAGtcagctaaaataaaaaaatatgtaccgtcttattgtgtacttgtgttgctAACACGATGAGATAGAGTTTCTATGATGAGTATTTTTGAAGCTCTATGACGATTTTGGTTTGTAGCGCTATCGCTACAGCCGGCATCATCGGAAAAGCACCTCCCCCCTCCCCCGCCACCCCGCAAACGTAAATGCGTTGTTTGTCGAAGGTTTGCAACACTCGCACGCGTTTTATCTATAAACTATCACTCTCGTTATCATCTGTAAACATTACAAAAgtaatgtgttgcataaaaaagggcatttgtgGTTACTATTTTTCTGTAGAACAAATAAATGAACGCATCCTTTATATGCAACGGTGCACACGGGTGCCTCCATGTCGTTCCACTTTTAGACACGTTTTATTCAGACATTGCCACACTTGTTGTCATCTGTAGACATAATAAACATAACGTGTTGCATAAACAATGTCAttgctattgatttatttttcttatttctatataatgaaaaatgaacACAGCATGAGCTGATAACTACCAAACAGAAGCAAATGTATGTATGTTGATGGTTTTCAacacattttgttttgaaattataacaGTAATTTCTTTACCTTATTTTTCTGcagaaatacaaatgaatgCAGCAGCTTTTTACGCAAAGCTAGCACACCGTGCCAAACCACCTCCTGTTGAGAGTGCTCTCAGTGAGAGTGAGGGCAGCAATGAGGAGTACAATCCTAATAAAGCAAGTGAAGGTGAGTTTGTGTCAAGTTTGAGCTTGTTTGACATCTATGGATGTAACTACGTGAACACACTGAAAAGATAAAAATGTTTGGTGTTTCCTAAagtgatttattattttctgcACCAGGTGATGAAAGCAGCAGCAATGACTCTACAGTGGACATTAGCAGCAGTGAGGAAGATGATGATGATCCGCCTCATCCACCTCCAACCACCAGTGCTGCACCTGCAAGACCTTCAAGAGCTACATCAAGGGCAGATCGAGCCTAAAGCAATATAtccaaaaaaaagccatacaaATTGGGATACAAGATTTTTGTACTGTGCGACACAAGAGGTCTGGTGCACTCATTTGACATATTCACAGGGAAAATAGATCCGGTACCAGGCCAACCAGACATAGGAGCCAGTGGTAACATTGTGCTCAAGCTTGCACAAGTCATTCATCCTGCTGTTCTTTGATAACTGGTTCTCATCTGTAGATCTGTTTGTTGCTCTTGCAAAAAAGGGCATACCTGCACTTGGGACCGTGCAGCACAATCGCCTGCGTGGGTGCTGTTTCAGTGCAGACTCATAGATGAAGAAGAAGCGAAGAGGGACATTTGAAGAGCAAGAGGCTCTTGTGGACAATGTCTGCATAAGAGCAGTCAAATGGTTTGACAATAGAGGGGTGATTGTTGCCAGCACATTTGCCAGTGCCCTGTCTGTTATGATAAAAatcatcttttatttatttatctacatCATATGTCTTCTAGTCTGATTAAAAATGTGATGTACATCTgtgtttaaacaaaaacaataattgtttttcagaatttcACAAGCAGTGAAAAAAGATGTTGCGATAAAAGTGTGTTCAGACCTGAGATGGGTATGtgccttttttgccatttgttttCCTTTATTGCCTGTTGTCGCTAATCGGCATCATACCTAAATGTATGACTATTTTATGGGCTATATTCAAATTAAcactttcaatttaatttagcatctatttgaaagtaaaaacacaccccaattattttttttattattggaaaaaaatttaggcattaaggggttaaaggaagtttgtagtgtttactttgtaatcactgtattcgtatttgacataatacaaaacaagatgtttactcacttcctcgtaagtccaatggtcccacagtaaatatccacggtgaatgggaaccttttgaaactccaaaaaggcccatacgcctctccctcatacagaatgatttttctgcagccgtttgactggcgtgatgcgaaaaataaacgtattaatccgcaaaatcagctgaatcctacgtcctcatacacaacggtacactgtagcgtgaagaggacgtcttctaccgtacacgtcacagcgccctcctcctcaatgcaagaccgaagccggaagtcactcattttcatggcgcgggattcaaaaaactaaataaaaatagcgatcgcttccacacacatccaagcggcccgtatcattcaggggcataaaataccgcgtgtattatgatataaacatgctttttcgtgtcacaggcactttaat from Corythoichthys intestinalis isolate RoL2023-P3 chromosome 8, ASM3026506v1, whole genome shotgun sequence includes:
- the c8h17orf67 gene encoding uncharacterized protein C17orf67 homolog, giving the protein MKKLVVFLLFLVLFTIYTDANPIIKESLAKQLLRSKRQERPRTPGHPDEPMREHMLHMQALDQRAQETNLEHWLNPHCYPRCDRNYGYPV